A window of the Hordeum vulgare subsp. vulgare chromosome 5H, MorexV3_pseudomolecules_assembly, whole genome shotgun sequence genome harbors these coding sequences:
- the LOC123398036 gene encoding BTB/POZ and MATH domain-containing protein 1-like, whose amino-acid sequence MAASHSSMARVPSRCKAETARATVTFEVAGYSLLKGLGRGKFLNSPAFTVGGYEWCIRYYPDGHESLGEAGEGYVSVFLQLLTENAEATAFFNFWLVLPVGGKSIVVHSGQPPEVFDHRWPAWGVPKFMKRTAEIESLYLRNDCLVIECEVSVIKETFEVHVPPSDLSDNLAKLLEGEKGADVTFKVQGEVFSAHKILLAMRSTVFDAKFYGPMGDKEAHDISIDDMQPAVFKAFLHFIYTDSMPSMDNLDDDDRREMVKHLLVAADKYAMERMKMICEGMLCKSLDVETVATVLSLADQHHCTNLKDACIEFMLSSNRMNDVIASQGYLHLKRSSPDLIVDVLERAAKSCKI is encoded by the coding sequence ATGGCAGCTTCGCATAGTTCAATGGCGAGGGTGCCGTCGAGGTGCAAAGCAGAGACGGCGCGGGCCACGGTCACGTTCGAGGTCGCCGGCTATAGCCTGCTCAAGGGCCTTGGTAgaggcaaatttctcaattctcCGGCATTCACCGTCGGCGGCTACGAATGGTGCATCCGCTACTACCCCGACGGCCACGAAAGCCTGGGCGAGGCGGGCGAAGGTTACGTCTCTGTCTTCCTCCAGCTCTTGACCGAGAACGCCGAGGCGACGGCGTTCTTCAACTTTTGGCTTGTGCTGCCGGTTGGGGGGAAGTCGATTGTGGTGCACTCCGGCCAACCGCCAGAAGTGTTCGACCATAGATGGCCAGCTTGGGGCGTACCAAAGTTCATGAAGAGGACTGCTGAAATAGAGTCGCTGTACCTGCGGAATGATTGTCTCGTGATCGAGTGCGAAGTCAGTGTTATCAAGGAAACATTCGAGGTCCATGTTCCGCCGTCCGACCTTTCGGATAATCTTGCAAAATTACTGGAGGGGGAGAAAGGAGCAGACGTGACTTTCAAGGTTCAAGGGGAGGTTTTTTCTGCTCATAAGATTTTGCTCGCGATGCGGTCGACGGTTTTCGACGCGAAGTTCTACGGGCCTATGGGGGACAAAGAGGCACATGACATATCTATCGACGACATGCAGCCTGCTGTTTTCAAGGCATTTCTTCACTTCATCTACACTGATTCAATGCCTTCAATGGataatcttgatgatgatgacaGAAGAGAAATGGTTAAACACTTACTCGTGGCTGCCGACAAGTATGCCATGGAAAGGATGAAGATGATATGTGAAGGCATGCTATGCAAGAGTCTTGATGTTGAGACTGTGGCGACCGTATTATCTCTGGCTGACCAGCATCATTGCACTAACCTCAAAGATGCTTGCATTGAATTTATGCTCTCTTCAAATAGAATGAATGATGTGATCGCAAGCCAAGGTTATCTGCACCTCAAGAGATCTTCTCCTGATCTCATCGTGGATGTGTTGGAGAGAGCAGCTAAGTCCTGCAAGATTTAG